One Dictyostelium discoideum AX4 chromosome 3 chromosome, whole genome shotgun sequence genomic region harbors:
- the plrg1 gene encoding WD40 repeat-containing protein: MVGLKDTTEENSNGESTLSQNIKQNIDRIYKSSILNTLKLYNNNNNNNNNNNNNNNTTSTTTNTNNNKTSIDDNGEDESKRIKLYSKIKDEYEPVKDLPMVAPQQRKPAATAKQTSTPTTTSTESKPTIEEMEIDKSIDNIIKSLPKQDEKRRKIEDDKSSQITIYNKTNTDDINNRTLINQYEPLTYTKPEWHPPWKLMRVISGHTGWVRAIAVDKSNEWFATGSTDNTIKVWDLASGELKVTLTGHVSAIRGLEVSSRHPYLFSVGEDNKVLCWDLESNKQVRNYYGHRQGVYSVALHPTLDVLFSGGRDNCVRVWDMRTRANIFEMKGHKGTILSLKSQNADPQVISGSMDTTVKLWDLATGTSAATLTNHKKGVRSMVIHEKEYSFATGAADNIKQWKCPDGSFIKNLSGHNSIINAMALNADNVLVSGGDNGSISFWDWKTGYCFQKTQSIVQPGSLEGEAGIFDMAFDKTGSRLITCEADKTIKFYKEDEDATPYTHPVVDWKPKNNDRY, translated from the exons ATGGTAGGATTAAAAGATACCACTGAAGAAAATAGTAATGGAGAATCTACTTTATcacaaaatataaaacaaaatatagatagaatttataaatcttcaatattgaatacattaaaattatataataataataataataataataataataataataataataataatacaacatcaacaaccacaaatacaaataataataaaacatcaATTGACGATAATGGTGAAGATGAATCAAAAAggataaaattatattcaaaaattaaagatgaatATGAACCAGTTAAAGATTTACCAATGGTAGCACCACAACAAAGAAAACCTGCTGCTACTGCTAAACAAACTTCAACACCTACAACTACCTCAACAGAATCAAAACCAACTATTGAAGAAAtggaaattgataaatcaattgataatataataaaaagtttacCAAAACAAGA tgaaaaaagaagaaaaattgaagatgataaaaGTTCACAAATtacaatatataataaaacaaatacagatgatataaataatagaacattaataaatcaatatgaACCATTAACTTATACAAAACCAGAATGGCATCCACCATGGAAATTAATGCGTGTAATTAGTGGTCATACAGGATGGGTTAGAGCAATAGCAGTTGATAAATCTAATGAATGGTTTGCAACAGGTAGTACAGATAATACTATAAAGGTATGGGATTTAGCATCTGGTGAATTAAAGGTAACCTTGACAGGTCATGTTAGTGCCATTAGAGGATTGGAGGTGAGTTCGAGACATCCTTATCTCTTTTCAGTGGGTGAAGATAATAAGGTGTTATGTTGGGATTTAGAGTCCAACAAACAAGTTAGAAACTACTATGGACATAGGCAAGGTGTTTACTCGGTTGCACTTCATCCAACATTGGATGTATTGTTTAGTGGTGGTCGTGACAATTGTGTACGTGTTTGGGATATGAGAACCAGAGCAAACATATTCGAAATGAAGGGTCACAAAGGAACAATTCTATCTTTGAAATCTCAAAATGCAGATCCACAAGTTATCTCTGGCTCAATGGATACCACGGTGAAACTTTGGGATTTAGCAACGGGTACAAGTGCTGCAACTCTAACCAATCATAAAAAAGGTGTACGTTCAATGGTAATTCATGAAAAGGAGTACTCATTCGCCACTGGTGCCGctgataatattaaacagTGGAAATGTCCTGACGGTTCCTTTATAAAGAATCTATCGGGTCATAATTCAATCATCAATGCTATGGCATTGAATGCTGATAATGTTTTGGTTAgtggtggtgataatggtTCAATCAGTTTTTGGGATTGGAAAACTGGTTATTGTTTTCAAAAAACTCAATCAATCGTTCAACCTGGTTCATTGGAAGGTGAAGCTGGCATTTTCGATATGGCTTTCGATAAAACTGGTTCAAGATTAATCACTTGTGAAGCtgataaaactattaaattttataaagaagatgaagatgcaACACCTTATACTCATCCTGTTGTTGATTGgaaaccaaaaaataatgatcgttattaa
- the mrpl22 gene encoding ribosomal protein L22, mitochondrial, with product MNNLIKGISNVTLRCVSQTSATSTSLFYIPSITRCLTKKCYGNKSTTILNSRINNNNNVNIRQQSTTAASTNIFQQALKETKQEQGEEKVKVEDNKIVRVSLQKLGYSEWKLMALFKALSGLSLREAMAQLSFTEHSPSKKLRGLIKHAAHVAENIKGMDPERLIISQIWAGRSFYKRSIMWKGRGQGSTIRKPFCHVSVEIKESEFKDGEKKVGKFGKTNKTFSKYDGNFDHTKEY from the coding sequence atgaataatttaattaaaggtATTTCAAATGTAACATTAAGATGTGTTTCACAAACATCAGCAACATCAACctcattattttatatacCAAGTATTACAAGAtgtttaacaaaaaaatgttatggtaataaatcaacaacaattttaaatagtagaattaataataataacaatgtcAATATTAGACAAcaatcaacaacagcagcaagtacaaatatttttcaaCAAGCATTAAAAGAAACTAAACAAGAACAAGGTGAAGAGAAAGTTAAAGTcgaagataataaaatagttAGAGTATCACTCCAAAAATTAGGTTATAGTGAATGGAAATTAATGGCATTATTCAAAGCACTTAGTGGTCTAAGTCTTAGAGAAGCCATGGCTCAATTATCATTCACTGAACACAGTCCATCAAAAAAACTTAGAGGTCTTATTAAACATGCTGCACACGTTGCAGAGAATATTAAAGGAATGGATCCAGAACGTTTAATTATTAGTCAAATTTGGGCAGGTCGTTCATTTTACAAAAGAAGTATTATGTGGAAAGGTAGAGGCCAAGGTTCTACTATTCGTAAACCATTCTGTCATGTCTCTgtagaaattaaagaatcagAATTTAAAGATGGTGAAAAGAAAGTTGGTAAATTTggtaaaactaataaaactTTCTCTAAATATGATGGTAATTTTGATCATACTaaagaatattaa
- the pigQ gene encoding phosphatidylinositol N-acetylglucosaminyltransferase subunit Q, with translation MSSSHPSTPPLTFSTSTPLPTTTGQISSSSNISTTTATTTTTCSTPISTNNINNPISVNYISPIQQNKPYTKIFWPNRCTDQKSGYLIGLNTRSFVVCVVDIVTDVPLNELEVILNKMKFDRRMLGCPLGYTPRILGEWIGKDKNIEIPLPPKNLQESDIWISMERTESGDPYLRKIYCNEYKIQTSSQLVMYDDTPPYYYTSIPIKFESMLSLVSKGNKSSLSSSNSSKITKTNNSVFAPSSSSSSSSSSPNDPPSPNSSKKQIGSELESTFKQINCSYDIKTILQETIQKHFQFKLLRQQKLEELQRQEQEQKLAQRQQQQQQQSRDNQTKDSDTDTEPQSFFSKTLFTLRFRKNNNNNSNNNNNNNNNNNNNNNNNNNNNNNNNNNKKLEQDNKMKTSPPISTTNNISPSKSNANNNINNNNNNNNNNNNNNNNNSNNRNQEKKTIKDILYRPIYFFIWFVQIFSRLLERILYISTPFIYSGCKLKDITTFGTHLDNRIFQVKQLSKQWESLKKKTYWINNNDDRSSYIEFHNSAWLIFNDILLGIGAGLLLNFFSGHVLDLIGKLNFFLNNDMLKSLILWLMGWPGGFKLNENLDKFFGRLILYYIDKWNLITTTISPHGELFLQIVCLSGIMGLSFLISVVIDLFYIFTLHISVFYSVSARFYLLQMLLLKSLWNLFRGVKFNPLRKRTDHCDFDVYQLLLGTLLFTLIFFLFPTTAIYYFFFAVFKSGVSLVMAIFALLLHFLNTFPLFNLVVFFIDSRYLPGGVIFDFKKKDMVTIQNNFNISDQHDQLQDHSQLIQQSDQDEQQQSQQQQQQQQQQQQQQQQQQQQQQQQQQQQQQQQQQQQQQQQQQQQQQLHNINSPILPTCNNSINNNNNSNINNNNNNNSLSSPPIIQHVRNLSGTLISNSNGLNSSTNSHKRNLSQSSASPIPRISTQLEITYFSIKIKPANLSTFFLPTIQLIQNTVSTYHPLKLSKCFFMGKPLNKI, from the exons atgtCATCGAGTCATCCATCCACACCACCTTTGACATTTTCAACGTCAACACCTTTACCAACGACAACAGGAcaaatatcatcatcatcaaatatatcaacaacaacagcaacaacaacaacaacatgtTCAACACCAATATCAAcaaacaatataaataatccAATCTCTGTAAATTACATATCACCAATACAACAAAATAAACCATACACTAAAATATTTTGGCCAAATCGATGTACAGACCAAAAATCAGGttatttaattggtttaaataCTCGTAGTTTTGTAGTTTGTGTGGTTGATATTGTAACTGATGTACCA ttaaATGAATTAGAagttatattaaataaaatgaaatttgatAGAAGAATGTTAGGTTGCCCATTAGGATATACACCAAGAATTTTAGGAGAATGGATTGGAAAAGATAAGAATATTGAaataccattaccaccaaagAATTTACAAGAATCTGATATTTGGATATCAATGGAACGTACAGAATCAGGTGACCCCTATTTACGTAAAATCTATTGtaatgaatataaaattCAAACATCTTCTCAATTAGTAATGTATGATGATACACCACCTTATTATTATACGTCaataccaattaaatttgaatcaatGTTATCTTTAGTTTCAAAAGGtaataaatcatcattatcctcttcaaattcttcaaaaattacaaaaacaaataattctGTATTtgcaccatcatcatcatcatcatcctcctCCTCATCACCAAATGAtccaccatcaccaaattcatctaaaaaacaaattggaTCAGAGTTAGAATCAAcatttaaacaaattaattgttCATATGATATTAAAACTATACTTCAAGAGACAATTcaaaaacattttcaatttaaattattaagaCAACAAAAATTAGAAGAATTACAAAgacaagaacaagaacaaaaaCTAGCACaaagacaacaacaacaacaacagcaatcaAGAGATAATCAAACAAAAGATTCAGATACTGATACAGAACCACAATCATTCTTTTCAAAAACTTTATTCACGCTTAGATTTagaaagaataataataataatagtaataataataataataataataataataataataataataataataataataataataataataataataataataataataaaaaattagaacaagataataaaatgaaaacttCACCGCCCATATCAACTACTAATAATATATCACCAAGTAAAAGTAacgcaaataataatattaataataataataataataataataataataataataataataataataatagtaataatagaaaccaagaaaagaaaactattaaagatattttatatagaccaatttattttttcatttggttcgttcaaatattttcaagGTTATTAGAaagaattttatatatatcaacaccatttatttatagtggttgtaaattaaaagatataacCACATTTGGTACACATTTAGATAATAGAATATTTCAAGTAAAACAACTATCAAAACAATGggaatcattaaaaaagaaaacttattggattaataataatgatgatagaTCATCTTATATcga atttCATAATAGCGCATGgttaatatttaatgatatATTATTAGGTATAGGTGcaggattattattaaacttttttagTGGTCATGTActtgatttaattggtaaattaaaCTTTTTCTTAAATAACGATATGTTAAAGTCTTTAATATTATGGTTAATGGGTTGGCCAGGTGGTttcaaattaaatgaaaatttagatAAATTCTTTGGtagattaattttatattatattgatAAATGGAATT taattaCAACAACTATATCACCACATGGAGAactatttttacaaattgttTGTCTAAGTGGTATAATGggattatcatttttaattagtgttgtaattgatttattttatatattcacATTACATATATCAGTGTTTTATAGTGTTTCAGCAAGATTTTATTTACTTCAAATGTTATTATTGAAATCATTATGGAATTTATTTAGAGGTGTCAAATTTAATCCCTTAAGAAAGAGAACCGATCATTGTGATTTCGATGTTTATCAATTACTATTGGGTACACTATTATTCACTTTAATCTTTTTCTTATTCCCAACAACTGCAAtctattatttctttttcgcCGTATTCAAATCTGGCGTAAGTTTGGTTATGGCCATCTTTGCTTTATTATTACACTTTTTAAATACCTTcccattatttaatttagtgGTCTTCTTTATTGATAGTAGGTATTTACCAGGTGGTGTTATCTTtgattttaagaaaaaagatatggttacaattcaaaataattttaatatatccGATCAACATGATCAATTACAAGATCATTcacaattaattcaacaaagTGATCAagatgaacaacaacaatcacaacaacaacaacaacaacaacaacaacaacaacaacaacaacaacaacaacaacaacaacaacaacaacaacaacaacaacaacaacaacaacaacaacaacaacaacaacaacaacaacaacaacaacaacaacaattacataATATAAATTCACCAATATTACCAACatgtaataatagtattaataataacaataatagtaatattaataataataataataataatagtttatcatcaccaccaattaTACAACATGTTAGAAATTTAAGTGGAACAttaatatcaaattcaaatggtCTAAACTCTTCAACCAATTCacataaaagaaatttaagtCAATCATCGGCATCACCAATACCAAGAATTTCGACCCAATTAGAAATTACCTATTtctcaattaaaattaaacctGCAAATTTATCAACTTTCTTTTTACCAactattcaattaattcaaaatactGTTTCAACTTATCATCCAttgaaattatcaaaatgtTTCTTTATGGGAAAACCTTTAAAtaagatttaa
- a CDS encoding RabGAP/TBC domain-containing protein — MIESIFSQQQIEQEKKESLNNNKLNIYTEEKEEEEEQTLSSSGINKTPNINFNEDIDNNINIDNINNIIDNIGFICNNNNNINNINNNNNKSNNFGPTEMTGFDNSEESSDSSGDISISSEFDSQSLSNSTRNAFVNHHNNHNHHNSHNNNNNNNNNNNNNTNIKNPPIVPTIPLNLLQDTNTNSNNTEQQQQQQQNNSPKSSRSRGNTPKKEKSFTDTLSLISPRSILGKKDKKVKQLSSSPQSPPPPTLDDKILNSALDSSLLDSNNNNKNNSNNNNNNNDNNENENNNGNIDNYNIDNNVDNNNNNNNNNNNNNNNNNNNNNNNNNNNSNNNTDISNIDINTEITEISPSTQSLQTSSSSINKPILVIPPQTTQQAPKKRWFGGLFSKKQKNPESDNSTKSDNNDNSNNYNNSILNTPSTQSTPSTSSTQSTPPLNDFKYPMNNSNGGIPIYNHNHIGGSINYSNNNSNGNNNNSNNHIASLSISSYSPGGVVSPLVQQPSPSYHTSLVKPNGVYRKGSLPNTNLLHRSLTNQNEVNALGGISSSSSSFSPNRASPSSIFINKLSSSGNFNSSNSNNNNSNNIYHHNLSETGSSSPKLFINNLHVNNNNNNLGLSSSSTQVMSFSSESVWAMISSNWEEWSEPHLRPILTKHVHQGIPEKYRPQIWYHFSNMIPQPSIIPTCSVLALSHSSNKINTNVSTLTPLSTPLSTPLSQTPTFKSSSSTLFEPNNNNNNNNNNNNNNNNNNNNNNNNNNNNNNQFSSISSDSGSVPITNGIGNSGSLKKSSSSSSGLNNSLGIPSLQHQQSIMSPSILSVNNNNKNNNNNNQSPKVLNRLSIIHSHPTNRPHKCFYRSIIKFPCKDDEQIEVDLIRSFPETESELVEIYTGQLRNVLKAISLFDPEIGYCQGMSFVAALIIPYLSEEEAFHILVRLFNGVMRDFYGVGMKALQLRVFQLKKFVELLFPKLHAHLNEIELDISIFTSPWFLTVFAYHFSDEVATRILDVIFLQGLEAFFSVALAIFQIIEADLMECSENSQAMAYFRNNTKTKIDVDTLMTTAFKIRVSQTQLANFKQQFDSGFKPSVITVFNPDELPEKKIKDPRWTVKKYKLKERISNLEDDLALSKQELHYTKDKHEEEKNQTINHLRDVADRELSQQEHTRFLESKYIQMEKDYQNQKQQLAQYANINLNLTQQNNSLKSELESIIWQNNPKKSIKFIKDDITLNQKK, encoded by the coding sequence atgattgaatcaatattttctcaacaacaaattgagcaagagaaaaaagaatcattaaataataataaattaaatatttatactGAAGAAAAagaggaagaggaagaaCAAACCCTTTCATCTTCTGGTATAAACAAAActccaaatattaattttaacgaagatattgataataatatcaatattgaCAATATTAACAATATTATCGATAATATCggttttatttgtaataataataataatattaataatattaataacaataacaataaaagtaataattttgGTCCAACCGAAATGACAGGATTTGATAATTCTGAAGAGTCAAGTGACAGCTCAGGTGATATTTCTATATCATCTGAATTTGATTCACAATCATTGTCTAATAGCACTAGAAATGCCTTTGTTAACCACCATaacaatcacaatcaccaTAATAGccataacaataataataataataataataataataataacaatactaatattaaaaacCCTCCTATTGTGCCAACGATACCTTTAAACCTTTTACAAGATACCAatacaaatagtaataatactgaacaacaacaacagcaacaacaaaataattcaCCAAAATCTTCAAGATCAAGGGGCAACACtccaaaaaaagagaaatcaTTTACAGATACTCTTAGTTTAATCTCCCCAAGATCCATATTAGGTAAAAAGGATAAAAAGGTAAAACAactttcatcatcaccacaatcaccaccaccaccaacactagatgataaaattttaaattctgcTTTGGATTCATCTTTATtggattcaaataataataataaaaataatagtaacaataataataacaataatgataataatgaaaatgaaaataataatggaaatattgataattataacattgataataatgtagataataataataataataataataataataataataataataataataataataataataataataataataataataataatagtaataataacaccgATATTAGcaatattgatattaatacaGAAATAACAGAGATATCACCATCAACTCAATCATTACAAACTTCCTCATCGAGtataaataaaccaattttgGTTATTCCACCTCAAACTACTCAGCAAGcaccaaaaaaaagatgGTTTGGCGGTTTATTTagtaaaaaacaaaagaatcCAGAAAGTGATAACAGTACTAAATccgataataatgataatagtaataattataataatagtatattGAATACACCATCAACTCAATCAACACCATCTACATCGTCAACTCAATCAACACCaccattaaatgattttaaatatccaatgaataatagtaatggtggTATACCAATttataatcataatcatatTGGTGGTAGTATtaattatagtaataataatagtaatggtaataataataatagtaataatcaCATagcatcattatcaatatcatcataCTCACCAGGTGGTGTAGTATCACCCTTGGTCCAACAACCATCACCATCTTATCATACTAGTTTAGTTAAACCAAATGGTGTTTATAGAAAAGGATCATTACCAAACACTAATTTACTTCATAGATCATTGACCAATCAAAATGAAGTCAATGCATTAGGTGGAATATCATcgtcatcttcttcattttcaccAAATAGAGCCTCACCATCTTccatatttataaataaattaagttCTAGTGGAAATtttaatagtagtaatagtaataataataatagtaataatatttatcatCATAATTTATCAGAGACAggatcatcatcaccaaaattatttattaataatcttcatgtaaataataataataataatttaggtTTATCATCCTCAAGTACACAAGTTATGTCTTTTTCATCAGAATCGGTATGGGCAATGATCTCATCGAATTGGGAGGAATGGTCAGAACCACATTTAAGACCAATTCTAACTAAACATGTCCATCAAGGTATTCCAGAGAAATATAGACCACAAATTTGGTATCACTTTTCAAATATGATACCACAACCATCGATAATACCAACTTGCTCCGTACTTGCGTTATCTCActcttcaaataaaattaatacaaatgTTTCAACGTTAACACCATTATCAACACCATTATCAACACCATTATCACAAACACCAACTTTTAAATCTTCGTCATCAACTTTATTcgaaccaaataataataataataataataataataataataataataataataataataataataataataataataataataataataataataaccaattttcatcaatttcatcagaTTCTGGAAGTGTTCCAATAACTAATGGAATTGGTAATAGTggttctttaaaaaaaagttcaagtagtagtagtggtttaaataatagtttggGTATTCCATCactacaacatcaacaatcaATAATGTCACCTTCAATTTTatctgtaaataataataataaaaataataataataataatcaatcaccaaaagttttaaataggTTATCGATTATACATTCACATCCAACAAATAGACCACATAAATGTTTTTATCGTAGTATTATAAAATTCCCATGTAAAGATGATGAACAAATTgaagttgatttaattagATCATTTCCAGAGACAGAAAGTGAATTGGTTGAAATTTATACAGGACAATTAAGGAATGTATTGAAAGCAATTTCTCTATTTGATCCAGAGATTGGATATTGTCAAGGTATGTCATTCGTTGCAGCTTTGATTATACCTTATCTCTCAGAGGAGGAAGCGTTTCATATATTGGTTCGACTTTTTAATGGTGTAATGAGAGATTTCTATGGTGTTGGTATGAAGGCTTTACAATTAAGagtatttcaattgaaaaagtttgtagaattattatttccaaaacTTCATGCTCATTtgaatgaaattgaattggatatttcaatatttacaTCACCATGGTTCCTAACGGTGTTTGCTTATCACTTCTCTGATGAGGTGGCAACTAGAATATTGGATGTTATCTTTTTACAAGGTTTAGAAGCATTCTTTAGTGTGGCATTGGCAATCTTTCAAATCATTGAAGCTGACCTAATGGAATGTTCAGAAAACTCTCAAGCAATGGCTTACTTTAGAAATAATACCAAAACAAAGATTGATGTTGACACTTTAATGACAACCGCTTTTAAAATCAGAGTTAGTCAAACTCAATTGGCAAACTTTAAACAACAATTCGATTCAGGTTTTAAACCATCGGTTATAACAGTTTTTAATCCTGATGAACTACctgaaaagaaaattaaagatcCAAGATGGACCGttaaaaagtataaattaaaagaaagaatttcaaatttagaaGATGATTTAGCTCTATCAAAACAAGAATTACATTATACAAAAGATAAACATGAAGAGGAAAAGAATCAAACAATTAACCATCTTAGAGATGTTGCTGATCGTGAATTGTCTCAACAAGAACATACTCGTTTTTTAGAATCAAAATATATTCAAATGGAAAAagattatcaaaatcaaaaacaacaattggCTCAATAtgcaaatataaatttaaatttaacacaacaaaataattctCTAAAATCTGAATTAGAAAGTATAATATGGCAAAATAATccaaagaaatcaattaaattcattaaagatgatattactttaaatcaaaaaaaataa